The Roseiconus lacunae genome has a segment encoding these proteins:
- a CDS encoding FAD-dependent oxidoreductase → MKIVIIGGVAGGASAAARARRLDEHAEIVVLERGEHPSFANCGMPYYVGGEILSRDKLLVAPIEMLRSRHRLDVRVNAEVSKIDRETKAVHVHDRNSGSGYVEHYDKLIIATGAAPFRPPIPGIDHKLILGLRDLNDADRMHQLATSGARHAVIVGAGFIGIEVAENLRKRGIDVTIVELASQILPPWDAEMITPIDQELRGQGIQIRLNESATEFRDRDDGLAIQLKSGETLDADFVVLSVGVRPENGLAIDAGLECGPRGGINVDEHMQTNDPDIYAVGDVVQVEDFVSGAMVQVPLAGPANRQGRIAADHIFGRQTAYRGTQGTAIVGAFGKAAAMTGQSEKQLKAASVDFEKVYIHPSDHAGYYPGASPMTLKLLFHPESGAILGAQGVGSNGVDKRIDVIATAIQGNMSVEELEESELCYAPQFGHAKDPVNMLGFVASGVLRGDHPITQVDRIPAEVQTSSDMFLLDVRSEAEFENGAIPGAINIPIETLRDRLGEVPQDKTIVTYCQVGMRGYLATRVLMQNGFDVRNISGGYKAWLLFHPQP, encoded by the coding sequence ATGAAGATTGTCATCATTGGCGGTGTAGCAGGCGGGGCGTCAGCGGCGGCGCGGGCACGGCGATTAGACGAACACGCAGAGATCGTCGTGCTCGAACGTGGCGAACATCCCTCGTTCGCAAATTGTGGAATGCCCTACTACGTCGGCGGAGAAATCTTGTCGCGCGACAAGTTACTGGTCGCACCGATCGAGATGTTGCGTTCGCGACATCGACTTGATGTTCGCGTCAACGCCGAGGTTTCGAAAATCGATCGCGAGACCAAAGCGGTCCATGTGCATGATCGAAACAGCGGATCGGGCTACGTCGAACACTATGACAAACTGATTATCGCAACGGGCGCCGCTCCATTTCGTCCCCCAATTCCTGGCATCGACCACAAGCTTATTCTGGGGCTGCGTGATTTGAATGATGCCGATCGCATGCACCAATTGGCGACGTCGGGGGCACGACACGCCGTGATTGTCGGAGCTGGCTTTATCGGAATCGAAGTCGCCGAAAATCTCCGCAAGCGCGGAATTGATGTGACCATTGTCGAACTGGCTTCGCAAATCCTGCCGCCCTGGGATGCGGAAATGATCACGCCGATCGATCAAGAACTTCGCGGTCAGGGAATTCAGATTCGCCTGAATGAATCGGCAACCGAATTTCGTGACCGAGATGATGGCCTGGCGATCCAACTGAAGTCTGGAGAGACGCTTGACGCAGATTTCGTTGTGCTCAGCGTTGGCGTACGACCAGAAAACGGACTCGCCATTGACGCGGGACTGGAATGTGGTCCGCGCGGCGGCATCAATGTCGATGAGCACATGCAAACCAACGACCCAGACATATATGCGGTCGGAGACGTGGTCCAGGTCGAAGACTTTGTATCCGGCGCGATGGTGCAAGTTCCCCTAGCGGGGCCCGCAAATCGCCAGGGGCGGATCGCCGCTGATCATATCTTTGGTCGACAAACAGCCTACCGCGGCACCCAAGGCACCGCGATTGTTGGTGCGTTCGGCAAAGCCGCAGCCATGACCGGGCAAAGCGAGAAGCAACTCAAAGCGGCCAGTGTCGATTTCGAGAAAGTCTACATTCATCCGTCCGACCACGCGGGCTACTACCCGGGTGCCAGCCCAATGACGTTGAAGCTTCTGTTTCATCCCGAATCCGGTGCGATCTTAGGCGCACAAGGTGTCGGCAGCAACGGCGTCGATAAACGCATCGACGTGATTGCCACCGCGATCCAAGGCAACATGTCGGTCGAAGAACTCGAAGAGTCAGAACTGTGCTACGCGCCGCAATTCGGACATGCGAAAGACCCGGTTAACATGTTGGGTTTCGTGGCATCGGGAGTGCTGCGTGGTGACCACCCGATCACCCAAGTCGATCGTATCCCGGCCGAAGTTCAAACCAGCTCCGATATGTTTTTACTCGACGTACGCAGCGAAGCTGAGTTCGAAAACGGGGCAATCCCAGGTGCCATCAACATTCCGATCGAGACCTTGCGTGATCGATTGGGGGAAGTTCCCCAAGACAAGACCATCGTTACCTACTGTCAAGTTGGAATGCGAGGTTACTTGGCAACCCGTGTGCTGATGCAGAACGGATTCGACGTCCGAAACATCAGCGGTGGCTATAAAGCTTGGCTACTGTTTCATCCGCAACCGTAG
- a CDS encoding response regulator, producing MSDVTELAGEVADGALRALTQTTASSETTRRPKARVPGMETEPRQTRRPVVNLGEMPRILIVDDDADLCFAVEHRLNQYDVETQVGYFGQQGFWNAMTFRPDVIVTDLAMPNGDGGFLLDLIRSNATLSDTPVIVVSGMRDPKVRSQALARGANAFLQKPVTSEQLVEQLSRFVTLQTKTKRKFAKLYSNHCDDQTEGL from the coding sequence ATGAGTGATGTGACCGAGTTGGCCGGTGAAGTAGCCGACGGCGCCCTCCGCGCATTGACACAGACAACAGCATCGTCAGAAACTACACGTCGCCCGAAGGCGCGGGTTCCAGGTATGGAAACAGAGCCACGTCAAACACGTCGACCAGTTGTTAATCTAGGCGAGATGCCTCGCATTTTGATTGTCGACGACGATGCGGATTTATGCTTTGCGGTTGAACATCGATTGAACCAATACGACGTGGAAACACAAGTCGGCTACTTTGGCCAACAAGGATTTTGGAACGCAATGACATTTCGCCCCGATGTGATCGTTACCGATCTGGCAATGCCAAACGGCGACGGCGGTTTTCTGCTGGATCTAATTCGGTCCAACGCGACGCTTTCAGACACGCCGGTCATCGTCGTGTCTGGGATGCGTGATCCGAAAGTTCGCTCTCAAGCTCTTGCCCGCGGTGCGAACGCCTTTTTACAAAAACCAGTCACAAGCGAACAACTGGTCGAACAATTGTCTCGGTTTGTAACGCTTCAGACGAAAACAAAACGCAAGTTTGCTAAACTGTATTCGAACCATTGCGACGACCAAACGGAGGGGCTTTAA
- a CDS encoding hybrid sensor histidine kinase/response regulator has translation MSRVLLIEDDEVDRRNVIRMLSLALPEWSIRSSTCLLDAERELSEFEFDVILCDLSLPDSIGISSLVRVLHAASGVPIIVLTGLESDKTSMDALMEGAQDYLNKNQITPELIRRSIQYSVQRNHLSQRNAELMASLVKSEEALRIQNRRLRKACETAQQFVDNVSHEFRTPLTVIKEYASIMAEGMVGPVPDKQLRLLRTIDDRASDLNNMVDDMLDISKLESGLLTACREKCSVESIIENVSSALQQKAAIREIELEISVADDLPDVFCDAGKATRTLINLGVNALKFASHHVEVKVQFQTPHDVAFTVIDDGPGIPDEQKELIFQRFSQLQSNVDNAGKGFGLGLNIVSELVAINLGRLSVDSQDGSGSEFTFTLPTCDHLEVAKRFIDHSSRNANCPQTVALLKSTIPIDQDAIGDDVRKFFLCTLRQNDLLLQIDRRSYLILAAVDQIQLSEMGFRIEEQRARLNRNRLSSPLPELPLENLGMYHLDQKNEVLIDKVAEQITDREYSYV, from the coding sequence ATGTCACGGGTCTTACTGATCGAGGATGATGAAGTCGATCGTCGAAATGTCATTCGAATGCTTTCACTGGCTTTGCCCGAATGGAGTATTCGCTCGAGCACCTGCCTTCTCGATGCCGAACGAGAACTGTCGGAGTTCGAATTTGACGTCATCTTGTGTGACCTCTCACTACCCGATTCCATCGGTATCAGTTCGCTCGTGCGAGTGCTACATGCCGCGTCGGGAGTGCCGATCATCGTACTGACCGGATTGGAGTCTGACAAAACGTCCATGGATGCGTTAATGGAAGGTGCGCAGGATTACTTAAACAAGAACCAGATCACGCCAGAGCTGATTCGACGATCGATTCAGTACTCGGTTCAACGCAATCACCTCAGTCAGCGAAATGCCGAATTGATGGCCTCACTCGTGAAAAGCGAAGAGGCGCTTCGTATTCAAAATCGTCGATTACGCAAAGCATGCGAAACGGCACAACAATTCGTTGATAACGTGTCGCACGAATTCCGGACTCCGTTAACGGTGATTAAGGAATACGCATCGATCATGGCAGAGGGTATGGTCGGTCCGGTACCGGATAAGCAATTGCGCTTGTTGCGAACCATCGATGATCGGGCGAGCGACTTGAACAACATGGTCGACGACATGTTGGACATTAGCAAATTGGAGTCTGGTCTGTTGACGGCCTGTCGCGAAAAGTGCTCGGTCGAATCGATCATCGAAAACGTCAGTTCGGCATTACAGCAGAAAGCGGCTATTCGCGAGATCGAATTGGAGATCTCCGTCGCCGACGATCTGCCAGATGTATTTTGTGATGCCGGAAAGGCAACCCGCACCTTGATCAATCTCGGTGTTAACGCTTTGAAGTTCGCCTCACATCATGTCGAAGTCAAAGTTCAATTCCAAACACCACACGATGTAGCGTTCACCGTCATCGATGATGGACCAGGAATTCCAGACGAACAGAAGGAATTGATATTCCAGAGGTTCAGCCAACTGCAATCCAATGTCGACAATGCCGGCAAGGGATTTGGCCTCGGGCTGAACATTGTTTCGGAATTGGTTGCGATCAATCTTGGACGATTGAGTGTGGACAGCCAAGACGGTAGCGGAAGCGAGTTCACGTTTACGTTGCCAACCTGCGATCACCTCGAAGTTGCTAAACGCTTCATCGATCATTCGTCTCGTAACGCGAATTGCCCGCAGACCGTCGCGTTGCTGAAATCGACGATACCAATTGATCAAGATGCCATCGGTGACGATGTCCGAAAGTTCTTCCTCTGTACGCTGCGGCAGAACGATTTGCTGCTTCAGATCGACCGCCGGTCCTATCTGATCCTAGCCGCGGTTGATCAAATTCAGCTAAGCGAGATGGGGTTCCGTATCGAAGAACAGCGTGCCCGATTGAATCGAAATCGATTGTCCAGCCCATTGCCAGAATTGCCACTCGAAAATCTGGGAATGTATCACCTAGATCAAAAGAACGAGGTCTTGATCGACAAAGTCGCCGAGCAGATCACCGACCGGGAGTATTCCTATGTCTAA
- a CDS encoding response regulator transcription factor — translation MSKLKALIVDDDDSIARGVAMRLEAIGFDTRVAHDGSKGLEAVTSYQPDLMVLDVRMPILDGLEVLERLANDPRHDFPVIMVSASLQDQDRALDAGASYFLKKPYEGSDLALAAQMVTGAAV, via the coding sequence ATGTCTAAGTTGAAAGCGTTAATCGTCGACGATGATGATTCGATCGCTCGGGGTGTCGCAATGCGTCTGGAGGCGATCGGCTTCGACACACGCGTCGCCCACGATGGCTCGAAAGGTCTTGAAGCAGTGACGAGTTACCAGCCAGATCTGATGGTACTCGACGTCCGAATGCCAATCCTTGATGGACTGGAGGTTCTCGAACGACTTGCCAATGATCCGCGGCACGACTTTCCAGTCATCATGGTTTCGGCAAGCTTGCAAGACCAAGATCGAGCCTTGGATGCCGGCGCGTCTTATTTTCTGAAGAAACCTTATGAAGGATCGGATCTGGCTCTGGCGGCTCAGATGGTCACCGGCGCGGCGGTTTAA
- a CDS encoding ABC transporter substrate-binding protein, whose product MTSSININSRPPKLGRRRFLKVSGTAALLHAGNRGTVSSAVEVGAPSVHRNRKLKLRVLGTHVTLQEKIRLKAEQDLGLEIEFTPGGSAEVLHKASTQPESFDLYEQWSNSLRVLWQAGSITPIDIDRIKHWGEVNQLTKSGRLIPDAKIGRGDAPHRLLYVQPDGSVSEQESSQISFLPYVHNVDSFGYDADIVRYQDRQQSWAWLLDPRWRGRVAIVNAPAIGLFDLALAAQANGDLTFDDIGELSEKDLDRLFDRMIDLKTGGHFRGIWNSVPDSVRLMQRKEAVIESMFSPAVYSLRQSGTNCVYAAPKEGYRAWHGVMCMSSAISDESREAAYRFMNWWLSGWPGAFIARQGYYISNPSRARQFMSPEEWDYWYGGLPAARDLLGTSGEVVVRAGHVRNGGDYEARFSNVAVWNTVMDSYEYSLLRWNEFLSS is encoded by the coding sequence ATGACCTCATCAATCAACATCAACTCTCGACCACCCAAACTCGGCCGGCGCCGATTCCTAAAAGTGTCGGGAACGGCAGCGCTGCTCCATGCAGGCAACCGCGGGACGGTTTCATCGGCGGTTGAAGTTGGTGCGCCCTCGGTGCACCGGAATCGCAAGCTTAAGCTACGTGTCCTTGGCACCCACGTCACCTTACAAGAAAAGATCCGTCTCAAAGCCGAGCAGGATCTTGGGCTAGAGATCGAATTCACGCCCGGTGGTAGTGCAGAAGTGCTGCATAAGGCATCGACTCAGCCGGAAAGCTTTGATCTCTATGAACAATGGTCCAATAGCCTTCGTGTCCTTTGGCAGGCCGGCTCAATCACCCCGATCGATATTGATCGGATTAAGCACTGGGGCGAAGTCAATCAGTTGACCAAAAGCGGTCGGCTCATTCCAGATGCAAAAATCGGTCGCGGCGATGCACCCCATCGTTTACTGTACGTTCAGCCGGACGGATCGGTGTCAGAACAAGAGTCGTCGCAAATCAGCTTTCTTCCCTACGTTCATAATGTCGATTCATTTGGATATGACGCCGACATTGTTCGCTACCAAGACCGTCAGCAGAGCTGGGCTTGGCTACTCGATCCACGCTGGCGAGGTCGCGTCGCGATTGTCAACGCGCCGGCGATCGGATTGTTCGACCTCGCGTTGGCCGCTCAAGCGAATGGTGACTTAACGTTCGATGACATTGGAGAGTTGTCGGAGAAGGATCTCGACCGCTTATTTGACCGAATGATCGATCTAAAAACTGGCGGCCATTTTCGAGGAATCTGGAACAGCGTGCCCGATTCGGTGCGACTGATGCAACGCAAGGAAGCGGTCATCGAAAGCATGTTCTCGCCGGCCGTGTACTCGCTGCGCCAATCAGGAACGAATTGTGTTTACGCGGCTCCTAAGGAAGGCTACCGCGCCTGGCACGGCGTGATGTGTATGTCCTCGGCGATCTCTGATGAAAGTCGCGAAGCGGCCTATCGATTCATGAATTGGTGGTTGTCCGGGTGGCCTGGCGCATTTATCGCCAGACAGGGCTACTATATTTCGAACCCGTCAAGAGCACGGCAATTCATGAGCCCAGAGGAATGGGATTATTGGTACGGTGGTCTACCGGCCGCCCGTGACTTGTTAGGCACGAGCGGCGAAGTTGTCGTCCGCGCC